One Paraburkholderia kururiensis DNA window includes the following coding sequences:
- a CDS encoding M48 family metallopeptidase, with amino-acid sequence MPTLYFTALFALAVLAMVVTKLWLASRQIRFVAAHREIVPDQFAMAIPLSAHQRAADYTVARTRLGMVEIVVGAAVLIGLTLLGGVQTLDLAISDWLGRGYLGQIALVAAVVAISGIVEVPFDYYRQFVIEERFGFNRMGKGIFFADRIKGVLLGAAFGLPLLFVVLWLMRQAGSVWWLWTWVVWVVFQMLVLVLYPTVIAPLFNKFEPLKDDALRARIEGLMKRCGFAAKGLFVMDGSRRSAHGNAYFTGFGSARRIVFFDTLLSRLSGSEIEAVLAHELGHFKRHHVIKRMIVTFAISLAMLALLGWLSQCVWFYEGLGVRPSLIGDNSGLALVLFFLAVPVFLFFVTPIGSLSSRKHEFEADAFAATQTDAKDLVNALVKLYEDNASTLTPDPIYTAFYYSHPPASQRIDRLLRHA; translated from the coding sequence GCTCGCCATGGTGGTCACGAAACTCTGGCTCGCCTCGCGCCAGATCCGCTTCGTCGCCGCGCACCGCGAGATCGTGCCGGACCAGTTCGCGATGGCCATCCCGCTTTCCGCCCACCAGCGCGCCGCCGACTACACGGTCGCACGCACGCGTCTCGGCATGGTCGAGATCGTGGTGGGGGCGGCGGTACTGATCGGGCTCACGCTGCTGGGCGGCGTTCAAACGCTCGACCTCGCGATTTCGGACTGGCTTGGCCGCGGGTATCTCGGGCAGATCGCGCTGGTGGCGGCCGTCGTCGCCATTTCGGGCATTGTCGAGGTGCCGTTCGACTATTACCGGCAGTTCGTGATCGAAGAGCGCTTCGGCTTCAACCGCATGGGCAAGGGCATTTTCTTCGCCGACCGCATCAAGGGCGTGCTGCTCGGTGCCGCGTTCGGCCTGCCGCTGCTGTTCGTGGTGCTGTGGCTGATGCGCCAGGCGGGCAGCGTGTGGTGGCTGTGGACGTGGGTGGTCTGGGTCGTGTTCCAGATGCTCGTGCTGGTGCTCTATCCCACCGTCATCGCGCCGCTCTTCAACAAGTTCGAACCGCTCAAGGACGATGCGCTGCGCGCGCGCATCGAAGGGCTCATGAAGCGCTGCGGCTTCGCGGCCAAGGGCCTCTTCGTCATGGACGGCAGCCGCCGCTCGGCACACGGCAACGCCTACTTCACGGGCTTTGGGTCGGCACGGCGCATCGTGTTCTTCGACACCCTGCTCTCGCGCCTCTCCGGCAGCGAGATCGAAGCCGTGCTCGCACACGAGCTGGGCCACTTCAAGCGCCATCACGTCATCAAGCGCATGATCGTCACCTTTGCGATCAGTCTCGCCATGCTCGCGCTGCTCGGCTGGCTTTCGCAGTGCGTGTGGTTCTACGAAGGCCTCGGCGTGCGGCCGTCGCTCATCGGCGACAACAGCGGGCTCGCGCTCGTGCTGTTCTTCCTCGCGGTGCCGGTGTTCCTGTTCTTCGTCACGCCGATCGGTAGCCTCAGTTCGCGCAAGCACGAGTTCGAGGCCGACGCGTTCGCCGCCACGCAAACCGACGCGAAGGACCTCGTGAATGCGCTCGTGAAGCTCTACGAAGACAACGCCTCCACGCTTACGCCGGACCCCATCTACACCGCGTTCTACTACTCGCACCCGCCTGCTTCGCAGCGCATCGACCGGCTGCTGCGGCACGCATGA